One window of Nicotiana tomentosiformis chromosome 11, ASM39032v3, whole genome shotgun sequence genomic DNA carries:
- the LOC138901769 gene encoding uncharacterized protein: protein MRQDLGSVELEGMLDNNNRMLQQLIGSTKKMQDRVNSYESAIKGIEVQSGQISMALNNHPQGTLPADTQINQKDQGSKQLMAVSLRNGRDLDLKQEIARESRPTETLVPVPIEIDDSTWLTEVMVQHVQKSTSKEKEVVKETEVAQEMIVEAVPEQDKTQITGKKRPPAPFPQRLEIYHKDEQYKKFMERLKQIQVNILLIDALPEMPRYAKMMKDLMSRKFDFQDLSTVTLTQTCSAVVTRPISRKLSDSGSFTIPCTIGSYAFVKALCDLGASINLMPLAIYKRLGIGRARPTSMLLQLADQAVKRPSSILDDVLVQVGKFMFPADFVIIDYRVDEEIPKILGRPFLAIGEL from the coding sequence ATGAGACAAGATTTGGGGTCTGTTGAACTTGAGGGAATGTTGGACAACAATAACAGAATGCTGCAACAATTGATTGGGTCCACCAAAAAAATGCAAGACAGAGTAAACTCATATGAATCAGCGATAAAGGGTATTGAGGTTCAATCAGGACAGATTTCTATGGCTCTAAATAATCATccccaagggacgttacctgCAGACACACAAATCAATCAAAAAGATCAGGGCTCGAAACagcttatggcagtgagtctacgaaatggtagagacctagatctgAAGCAAGAGATTGCTcgcgaaagccgacctactgaaacacttgtgccagTACCCATTGAGATCGATGATTCAACATGGTTAACTGAGGTGATGGTACAACATGTACAAAAGAGCACAAGTAAAGAAAAAGAAGTTGTGAAGGAGACTGAGGTAGCACAAGAAATGATAGTAGAAGCAGTGCCTGAGCAAGATAAAACTCAAATCACAGGAAAAAAGCGACCTCCAGCACCATTCCCGCAGAGATTGGAAATATATCATAAGGACGAGCaatataagaaattcatggagagGTTGAAACAAATACAAGTGAACATTCTACTGATTGATGCGTTGCCAGAGATGCCTAGGTATGCCAAAATGATGAAAGATTTAATGTCTCGGAAATTTGACTTCCAAGACCTGTCCACTGTTACATTGACACAGACATGTAGTGCAGTCGTGACGAGACCCATATCTAGGAAGTTATCAGACtcagggagtttcacaatcccatgcacgataggcagctatgcttttgttaaagcattgtgtgatttaggggcaagcataaacttgatgcccttggctatctacaaaaggttaggcataGGAAGAGCTAGACCCACGTCCATGTTACTACAGCTAGCCGACCAGGCAGTGAAGAGGCCCTCTagtatccttgatgatgtattagtCCAGGTCGGAAAGTTTATGTtcccagcagattttgtcattaTAGACTAccgggttgacgaggagattcccaaaattttgggaagaccattcTTGGCCATTGGAGAGCTTTAA